From one Scyliorhinus torazame isolate Kashiwa2021f chromosome 25, sScyTor2.1, whole genome shotgun sequence genomic stretch:
- the snrpd2 gene encoding small nuclear ribonucleoprotein Sm D2 produces the protein MSLLNKPKSEMTPEELQKREEEEFNTGPLSVLTQSVKNNTQVLINCRNNKKLLGRVKAFDRHCNMVLENVKEMWTEVPKSGKGKKKSKPVNKDRYISKMFLRGDSVIVVLRNPLITGK, from the exons AT GAGTCTGCTAAACAAGCCCAAGAGTGAGATGACTCCCGAGGAGCTTCAGAAGCGAGAGGAGGAAGAGTTTAACACAGGGCCTCTCTCCGTTCTGACGCAGTCCGTCAAAAACAACACACAGGTCCTCATCAACTGTCGCAACAACAAGAAGCTGCTCGGCCGAGTCAAGGCCTTCGACAG ACATTGCAACATGGTGTTAGAAAACGTCAAAGAGATGTGGACCGAAGTGCCCAAGAGTGGGAAAGGCAAGAAGAAGTCAAAACCGGTCAACAAGGACCGATACATCTCGAAGATGTTCCTCAGAGGGGACTCTGTGATTGTTGTACTTAGAAACCCATTAATTACTGGCAAATGA